The nucleotide window GTTAAGTCGCAGTAGAGAGAATCAATCACAGCCTTATCGTCGGAGGTGGCGGTTAAGTCGATAATTTCGTGTTTCAAACCTAATGGAGATAGATTGAATTGAATATCAATGacaattcgttaaaaaaattgttcaatgATTCCGCTTTAGTTAAGATATAGCTAATTAGAGACTGTTAGCTTTACTTATATTTGTAGTATGAAGCGTTAAATtgctcaaaaaattaattataatactTGACAGCTTTCACACAAAACTTCAACTAAAGACACAAAAGAAGGCAAAAAACAACTATATACCTAACAATTCTtgttctttttctttattcCATCTCACTCCTTGATATGACAGTTCAGTATGTTTAAGGATCTTCTCCTgaataattgcattttctttcaaaagttcctcattttcttttattaagcAATTAGCTTTTTCACCTAATTCCTGTaaacaacacatttttattttctaaatataaattCGATACTTAATATAAATTCCATACACTCTAATAAAACGATGatatttattcagtttttcaaattcaattcaatttcacTTTCAAATAGTCGCTATTACTTCTCGTTATCTCAATGCAATAAATGCAATAAACTTACCTTGTAAAGCTCTGGAGACACACCCAGGATTACCTGATCCTCAAGCTGAACAATCCTTTCCTGAAGTACCATATTTTTCTGCAATAATCCATCCCCATATTTTGAGAAttcaataaacttttcttcagattttttaagCTGTTCTTTAATCAATTCGTACAAGTTGTTAGTATGATCTGCCCGATTTTTTTGAGATAAAGCATCaatcttcaatttaaaaatatcttttaattgcgattttaacttttattagtGAATAAAAAGATCGTACCTCTAATTTTGCTACTTTTTCTGAAAGAGGCAGAACATTTGCATCGTACCTATAAAGTTCTTGAATTGATTTGTTGAGTGACTTGTTCAACTTATCTGCAAAGACAAAAAACTGTAGGTTACGAAATAGTTACAATTAATCTACTTCATATCATAACCTACCTTTTAGctcattaatttctttaatcaaATCACTCTCcttcaatttgaaaacctCCTGTTCTGAGTCGTGTCTACTTTGCTGTATCTCTATTTCAGTAAGTATTTGTCTGTACTTTCTTATATACTCGtttaatgaattttgcaaCTCTCTAAAGGTATTACTATCCATCAGAGTGACatcttgattattttttaaattttgttgtatatttaaatgaacaatCTTTCTTAACAAATTTTCCGCATATACTGAGTGCCTCTTTAACGCAGCGTCAAATGTTACTTTCACCTTTGCCAAATCGTcttgaaaattagaattttgttttaacaGATAGttgctttttttcctttccaaAGTAATTTCTTGCTTTAGATTTTCAGTTGTGGCGTTTGCGTCTAATACTAGGGATTCAAATTCCGTAACTGCTTTTTCGGCAACTCTTAACTTTTCTAAAACTTCCTCTTTATctgtattacattttaaatgcaataaatCTATGTGTTTTTTCAAGTAATTGAATAGGTTTTCTAGCGCTGAAGCTACGTTTAAATCCCCCTCTACTAAATgctgaaacaaaaagaaatatgtgCTCTGATGTATAAATAACACCCGTCACCAGAATGTTGTGTTCGAGTTATCCTAATCTGACTCTTATTCTTCTTCTAAAACTCTCATTCTACCTAAACTAATTACAGAAAAAACTatgtcaaattaaaaagtttgcTTTTGTAGAAGctaaaatgaaatcaaatagTGACTTTACAAACATATTCCTTATTTCTCTCTTTTATCGTACGCAAAATTAGaacaattttgttaaatatacgagctaaatttgtgtttataAACATAAGCAAAACAGTTAAACGTTCAATTGTAACAAAAGTACAGACACAAAATTGTTATTCTTGACCTGTGGAATCAATGAAATACTTACAACAAATATCTTCAGAATACCAATCTTTATATATTCAAGGCATACATTATTATCTAGAATGCCTTCAAAAGATATCTCTGGATGGAAAGTATCAGGATTAATGTCTTCTTTTGAACTCTCTTCAGGTAGTGGCGGGTCTTTAGAGAAAGAAGAGTTCAATTTCAACTTATCCAACTCGTTTCTACAATTAGGATTCAAATAAATAGAGTATTTCAGTTTAATCAAGAGACTTATTATTTCTACAATTTGCAAttatcaaaactaaaaaaattatatcaaaatgtttatataaaaggtgttttttaataagtgtCCGATATTTCACAGAACGATTCCTCgagtatttttaagataaaaagtcTATATAAGCATGGGTCCGCAAGACTTTAGTTATCGAgctacaggatgttaaaaatttatttttatttttatttgttctaaacaatttttgaaatagtatcGAATTTAGACGAAACTTGGTACTTAGGTGTTTTGTAACAtgagaaacttaaattttatcttagtTTCACTTATATATATAGAGGGCGCTACCTAcatgtcttttttttctttcgaaGAGTCATAACTTTTTCGTGTATgcttgttttaatttttttattaaaaaaaataaattttgatttaattttttatcaatgtgtttctttgtttattgttgtttaaaaattagcgtttaaaatttttatgtcaattaaaaaaagttattttacacaatattgtagtttcactttttgaaaaacaatgcATCGATtactttaaatcaaaatatctcaaaaagttGTTGGTAGCGACCTTTGataagaataccttttttacgtaaaaatgatagatgaattaatttttttgctaaaaatgtgATACAAGTATGCACGAAAAAGTTATGACTCTTAAAAAGAGATAAAGATGTGTAGGTAGCACCCTCTACGTGTAAAAGTGAAactaagataaaatttaagtttcttaTGTTACAAAACCCCTAAATAGCAAGTTTCGTCCAAATTcgatattatttcaaaaattgtttagaaaaaataaaaataaacttttttaacaccctgtagctcgaTAAGTAACGCCTTGCAGACCCATGCTTATATGGACTTTTTAGCTTAAAAATACCCGAAGAATCGTCCTGTGAAATATCGGacacttattaaaaaacaccctgtatagaagaAAATTACAACTTACCGTGCCTCATGTAATTGCTCCCTTAGTTCTGAATTAACACCTTCCAAACTATGAAGTTCAGCCTAAAAGTAAGGTaggtataataaatatttatcataaaTTTAGGAGAAATCACTGAAACACTCTCGATGGGATTAATTCGCATTATACAAGGTACACCACGAACacgttgaaataaatattttgtataatacTTACTTGTATTCTCATGGCAGGATGATACCAACCAGAGATATGCTTCACATCAAGTGCTTTTAAAAGCCTCTGCAAGACATCAGACTTCAATTCCCTTGGAGACGtttctttaatatatatacatatcaGTATATTAGTGATAATAACATATAATAAGTGTAATTACCATTTCTAACTTGAACACTGTTCAAAATCTCATGAAGCCCTTTTCTTAAAGCCTCGTTTTCTTCAGATAATGCTTTTACATCCACAGATCTATCACCTTGTATTGAGTGGTTCTTTGTTAAATCTTCATTTATCTTTGTATCTTGGTATTCTAAATTTACAAGTGCAATCTAGAAGTGCCACAAACTGTTATACAAATTGCTATTTAACATAATAAGACCTATTTATctagtaataattaaaaaatacctgtttcttaaaacttttaatctcCATTTTTAACTTCACCCTTTCTTCTTGTAAGTTCCTATTCTCAAGTTGCAATttctcaattaatttaatttgttttttagacTCTGTCAACATTCTGGGATCGATATCAATTGTATTCTGAGGAGATAAGCCCAATTCTGATCTAAATTGTTTGgtagtaattaaaattttactatcaTATATTTCAAGTATCTAAGTACCTCAAAGACTTATTTTCAATCTCTAATAAGTTAAACATTTCctgcaatttatttatatccTTAACCAAACTAACAATCTGCTTTTCATGTAAAAGCTTCTCAATTTTTAAGGATTGGATTTCATCTATGTTTATCACAGTTTCTAATTGGCCGCTATCTTTCATTTGATTCTTAATCGAAGATAACTGCATAAAAAACAATGTAATTAGCACCTATTGACAGTAAATGCTTCCTTACATCAGCCTCAAACATTTTCGTCAACTTATTCGCAAATTCAACCTCTCTCTGCATCGCCTGGCATCTTTCTTGACACTTCCTAACTTGCTGTACCAAATCTGTCTCTTTCTCCTGCATTGTTTCAATCTTGCTACCTAATGAAGCTCTTTCACCTTTCAATTTCTTAATAACCTGAGCACTCTCTTTTAAATCAACTGTGCATTGATGCATTTCTGATTTTAAAATGGCCAAGTAAGACTCAGTTTCTGATAAAACAGCTTTTAGTTTTTCCTCTAAAAATAGATACAAAAGCAATCAGGAAAAACAATAGGAATGGTGATTTGAGTACCTTGACCATGTTTATCCTTTTCTgattgagaaatattttttgttatgcTTGCTAAAGAGGATTGCTCTGATTGATATTGCAGAGCagattttaatttctcaatttgttTGTCCTTTTCATCAAGAGCATTCTTACAAAAATAGAGGAATTAGTCACaagaaaaattcttgaaatttctaGATAACTACCTTCAATTCTAGTTCCTCggctttaaatttattggataaatctaacattttttctttcatttcagaattttctttCTGAAATCCTTCCCACTCCTTCCTCAGATGTTCACATTCAATTGTTAACTTTTGTACCACATCTGtaacaatacaaaattataataaaaaaactaacttAAGTTATAGTTCATAAAATTACAATGGAACTAAACATAAAACTTCATAACTGACTTACATACCATCTTGTTCCTTCAATAACTCCTGCTTCTCTCTTAAAGTCAAAGTCATAGATGTGATTTCCCTGGTTGCTGTGGAAAGCTGTTCTTTGGCTTCAGTAAGTTTGTCTTTAAGAATCATGTTTTCATTCTCCAGATCCTAGACATAATTAATGCCAAGAGAATAATGAAGTCCCTGccaacactttttaaaaactcaCTTCAATATCCCTTAATAAATCTGTGATTTGCTGATTTTTTGTATGAACTAAGTCCATCATATTAGTATGTTCTTGTTGTAAATGGGTCTGACTAGAACTATCAGACTCACTAGGATCATGAGCTTTTGTTTCTAACTGTGTAATTTGACTTTCTAGTCGTTTGTTTTCAGTTTCAAGGCGTTTCAGTTTTCTATTGagcttcaaaaaatattacaaaatattaatgtttatgAACTATATGTGTAATATGATTAACAGATTACCTACCTTTTGAATTTGAATGTTATAACGCTCATTATACTGCTGAGCTTTTTTCAACTTCGATCtagtttcaaaatatttttgttccatatctaaaaaataaatgtggaaTGTGTAAGGGAATGTGTCTGGTATGATAAAATGAAGTTGATTTCATTACATGAGAACATAAATACAGATTGAAAGAAACATAGGAAGGAATGAATCATTGCAGTttgtatattcaaaattattagtatttaAATACTTTACTCACATAGGTAGTGAAAGAgacaaatacaaaataaagatatgGGTACTTACTTTCATATTCAATAGCACTCATACTGTCCGACATTatcgaattttttaattacaccTGTAATCtgcttctaaaaataataaagaaggaattatttttaaattgccttTGCTTGTTGTTTGTTGACAGTTGACCTGCTGGTTACCTAGCAACAGTGACAATGGCGATGATGCCACGTGATACGTCAAATTGACGTTTAATGGATAGTAACAAAAtgtatcaatttttgaaagtacTCTCTATTGCGTCATTCagattattaatataattgtttacaataaataataactacCTTTATTctctgttttcaaaatatctgcCCTTATTTACGTCATAAATGGTTTATATTTCGCCTATTTCACCCTTTAGATATGCATTACACTAATTCAACGAATAATATTCATGTCTTCAAAATATCACAATATACCATCAGAAGCATTTAAATTACAGATCTCGTACAGTTTCCTCTATTTCCCACTTTTCAGTAACTGACAATTGGGCCACGGCCACGGGATGGCTCTGTAATAGTCGCGCACTGGCACAGCTGTCGTCCACCTCCTGCCACTCCATCACCATCTTAAATAGTCAATAAATTTAGGTCTACTGACTGGCCAAGTATTTGCTTTAATAGGCggatataaaaattgttgtaattaaaacaaatcttAATAACTGACCGGGATCTGTGCAATAAGCTGTAAACCTGGATAGAATTTAGGTGGCAGAGTTCCGCATCTGTCAACAGCAGAAATTCCATTCTGGTATCCTTGGTGACGGCCTAGCAACGGGTACAACAACATAGCAACTTCAGGTAAATGGAGAAGtttccatgaatttttatcgttttgaAGATCAAAGAATTATATCGAATTTACTTACATTACATTACCTATTGTCACAC belongs to Euwallacea similis isolate ESF13 chromosome 7, ESF131.1, whole genome shotgun sequence and includes:
- the Cep290 gene encoding centrosomal protein of 290 kDa, with protein sequence MSDSMSAIEYENMEQKYFETRSKLKKAQQYNERYNIQIQKLNRKLKRLETENKRLESQITQLETKAHDPSESDSSSQTHLQQEHTNMMDLVHTKNQQITDLLRDIEDLENENMILKDKLTEAKEQLSTATREITSMTLTLREKQELLKEQDDVVQKLTIECEHLRKEWEGFQKENSEMKEKMLDLSNKFKAEELELKNALDEKDKQIEKLKSALQYQSEQSSLASITKNISQSEKDKHGQVLEEKLKAVLSETESYLAILKSEMHQCTVDLKESAQVIKKLKGERASLGSKIETMQEKETDLVQQVRKCQERCQAMQREVEFANKLTKMFEADLSSIKNQMKDSGQLETVINIDEIQSLKIEKLLHEKQIVSLVKDINKLQEMFNLLEIENKSLRSELGLSPQNTIDIDPRMLTESKKQIKLIEKLQLENRNLQEERVKLKMEIKSFKKQIALVNLEYQDTKINEDLTKNHSIQGDRSVDVKALSEENEALRKGLHEILNSVQVRNETSPRELKSDVLQRLLKALDVKHISGWYHPAMRIQAELHSLEGVNSELREQLHEARNELDKLKLNSSFSKDPPLPEESSKEDINPDTFHPEISFEGILDNNVCLEYIKIGILKIFVHLVEGDLNVASALENLFNYLKKHIDLLHLKCNTDKEEVLEKLRVAEKAVTEFESLVLDANATTENLKQEITLERKKSNYLLKQNSNFQDDLAKVKVTFDAALKRHSVYAENLLRKIVHLNIQQNLKNNQDVTLMDSNTFRELQNSLNEYIRKYRQILTEIEIQQSRHDSEQEVFKLKESDLIKEINELKDKLNKSLNKSIQELYRYDANVLPLSEKVAKLEIDALSQKNRADHTNNLYELIKEQLKKSEEKFIEFSKYGDGLLQKNMVLQERIVQLEDQVILGVSPELYKELGEKANCLIKENEELLKENAIIQEKILKHTELSYQGVRWNKEKEQELLGLKHEIIDLTATSDDKAVIDSLYCDLTKSRSEVREYQMQLEFLRREVSNWEGRYAKLCSEIEGQRNHFDIQRKVFIEKIRTLQDVVLKQRIQYHGCAPLTLQEHFVEKLQLARKRSFKDQENQSQAQGNAGEQQIEYLKSKLNAQDKDIEKLEKELFSAYKLMDFHKVGSVDVTPSRKKIPILVKELVVQESLEPVVINQVTEFKNESKVVILRNVESQTLPRIEAHQDCELTAVKVQLNNLQEQITVKDNQISETIRFISEKEKALAETKEQLKRAEEQIASLERAIKEVHDRTKVLNDDPVVEGGGDVAGPRNNFLNEQIVALQVSIKNAQDRLKQKDSEIIKYQTLLKEDRDKHSLAATNLQKELVVLRKALTNEQQNSKSLEQECVISRQKSAAVENYITQVRALENHLAELHTQLAQSKVQLQNAHQESSRWRQMAQDRLIAMQELGKSLNDQHNKELSSYKTDYEKLRELSEEEPVKKINYKIQIPGFIDPEVAKLCREKDQRIDELVAKLKQLESGETQINNISSLKEKSTSGRELSILRGKYDAMLIKEKTLKEEIRDLREQVSKRTNLSVRTQKSDRSVKEQLQKRISSLEREVDTLNGKLTQEQFINEKHKLSAQEDFDKWKKQKYWQENSQKYKIKLQEREEELQKLQQTCIGYRMLIERLEREKNSLENRIKALKCDHKTLIPSQEILSLKADNEKLSYQLVALQAKMDIRQQGAGALSTAVMQDKLEVQERKIAVLELSSKGSVELRNELERLQSILAVSQKTNLCLEAENLELKLTVEKYSKETPRLEEQILHLESYIELLKNENEKQTTTTNNIAQVAEISEDKKVAQLERTVYVLKRVVEKLQVENKRLLSGKNPLSERSASADKLRRDYLRLKDQYTESLQKIKDLEAQLQVAKKLQRKQSGKEVVELLHSQLEEIKGQLAHKSQLLEKVKALLHTAAVREKQLLVELDELKASNMERDYQIDIPSTIEEVSEVNSDT